The genomic window CGATCATATTGGTTTCATTGACCCTCTATCTGGGTAGCGGTCTTGAACTACTTAGCTTCTTTCCTTAAAATGACACGGAGAagttgttccttttcttttcagtttaTGAAAACTAACGAGGCATTGGGGCCATCGCGTAGTTTGACTTGGGAGTATCATATTGCCAATCCTTTTACTGGAGAGGCGGCATATTTTGCTTTAGTTAAATAGCATTAGGGAATTTGGTCTGCTTGTCTTATGATGTACGCAGTGAAATGATAACTAATGGGAAAAGTTTATGGTGTTGACTAATCATGTGAGACGACGAgcgttgttgatgattacatAACTTGTGGTTCTCTATGGTTTTCTTTAATGGATTGTTAAAATATTTAGGATGTCAGTATTCTTTTACGATGATTTTGAGAAATTGCAAAGAGAAAAATTAGGACCCAGGAAACTTCAAAAATCCTGCACGTCGTACAAGTTAATTAACATGTTCCTTTCTCATCCCACATTGCAAAATCTCGATTGGTTTTATGTCTCTGTGATGTTGCTTGAATGGTCACAAGTTCTTTTCCGAATAATGCTTCTGGTGGagttcatgtttttcttttcggCATTAAAGTCTTTTTTGTTTCCTAATCCAAGACTTAGTATGAATGTTCTGCATGAAGTTGAacatttttggtatacaaggtCCTGTTTCCCCTATTTGGGGATTCCGGGTTCGTACTGCCGTGACTGAAATAGTTGTGTTTCAACGATCGAGGGAGAAGTAAGACTTGATGATGTTTCTGTGACTGGTTGTCCTAAGCTGGGGCTTGCAACGATGAAGaatttggtttttttgtttatagTTAGCCCCTTAAGTCTTTCAAGTTGAAGTCAGTCGAAATTCCAGGATTAGGGGTTGGACCTTAGACTATCACAAGTCAAAGTTTGTCGAATGATACAGCGTACCAGCCGTTATGCATGGGTCCATTCCaatctgtttcctttttcttttgtttaaaaattaatcaaataCTAATTATTAAAGAAGCAAAATGgtataatttcttttaaatttctGTGTGACCAATATTGTTTCGGCGATGAGCTGATAAGATGTGTATAACGATGCGATGTGATGGTGACCGCATTTATCATGGTTCCTGATTCTTAATGATCATTCTATGGCCAAGCTCGGAATTTTACGAAACAGGATTTAGCAAGAGCATGCAGATCTCAGACAATTGAGATCGAGAATCATTTGCCATCTCTTGTGCACTTAACTGTAAGCTTTAAGATTGCATCTCCTGTCCCGCCATCTCTTGTACACTTAATTGTAAGCTTTAAGATTGTATTTCCAGTGCCGCTTGTAATCCATTCTTAGTAATTCTGTCCTTCAACTGTtcttgaatgtgataaactatATGATATCTAGAGCCTTGAAACTCTTTGGCCATAAATGTTCCTCTGTCTCTCACACGTATGCATTTGTACGCTTCTTTGCAGGAATCGTTGAAGACAGAACgcgagaagaaaaaggagaagtaCTTTCCCATGAGGAAGTATGCCATCAAGGTGTAGGTGTTGTCAAGAGTGAACCTGCAAGTCAAACTAACGATGTCCGGGTTTTGTAGGAAATCAATTTTGTTCACTGCTTAAACAATGGCAATTATTGTCTCTATTGGACgagattttttttgtgtgaaatttccttttattcCCTCAGCCCTCTGACGTAGGTGCGGTAATTTCACTGGCACCGCACGAATCTTCATTCTTGGTTCCCGCAGTTTTTTTCCTCACCAAAGCAAATGACTTCTTTATGATCATGAGCTCCTTCACCCCTTTTCTTGTCTCTCAACTTTGTTCTGCAGAACAATTGTGGCAAAGAAAGGCAATGTTGGGTTTGTACCATAGGGTTGTAGAGGAAGATCGTGCTTTCCCCGCTGCTTTTGACACTGGTTTATCCTTTTTCGACTTATCTTTTTTGGCTCCTAAGGCTCTTGAGTCGGTTTTAAAGGGATTAAGTTTGTTTAGGTCGCTTATTTAAGATTGATTATGAAGCAATCAATTAATAGACCACGTGAGGCCTTCTCAAATCTCCCCACGTTAGAAAGATTTACAGCTCTcttattattatgattattttttCGAAAGGTTTGCAGCTCTTTTAGCAGCTTCAAACTCCTTTCATCGACTCCGTTTCAAGATATGCAGAGGTCAGTCACTTAACATTTTCTCTAGGTTGTACGTCTATCGCCCTATAGAAGGTAAGGTCAGGGTTCAGCTTTTCTACAGGAGATCGTTATAGTGATGAAGTGCCTGCGAGCCAAGATTGAAGAAGCGTGTTTAGGAGTCATTGTGGAGTTGTATTTGTTAATTGCATTCAAATAACCTGAGTTTGAGACACAAAAATGATGTAATAGTCCGATATATGGTTTCCTTGTTCAGTTTTTGGCTTGTTTACAAGTTTTAGTGTTCGACATTTTGATGCAATGTTTTGCACAATACTGACCAGAAAGGTCGAAGTGAATGGGGTCAGACATTAGCATGTGAGATTTGACGCCCAACATTATATAGCATAAAGAGAAGGGGAATGAGCATGGCTAGTATTTGCTGCTTGTGTAAGGGAGAGGAGTCTAGTCCCCTGCAAGAAGCTGAAACTTTAGTTTAATTCTGGGGAAGGTGCAAATCAGTCAAAGATGGACGCCAAATCGCTGGTCTGCAACTTTCCACATAATCTGCTGGAGGTTGCGGCGGGGGTGAAGTAATGTCTTCCATTAAAAATGGGAGGAGAGCAAATCAAGAGAGACTGTTTGGCAGAGCTGCAAAGCGGTGGATGGGGCGATGGACTGGGAGGGAACTGGAAAAAGGAGGTGATGGGTCTATGGACTGAATATGGGGTGTTATTTAAACAGGATTAAATCAGTGGCTTCACTATGGACTAAACTTTCATTGTGCTTATGAAGGGAACGGGGAAGAGATTGGTGGTGGCCTGTCTCATCCTGAAAGATGATGAAAGAAGAGAAGCGAATGTTAGAGAAgcttctcaagaaaaaaagttgAGGTAGAGCTTCTGGAATGGAGCCTTGCCAAGCTGAGGGATACGGCTGATCCTATAGCTACTACGTCCAAAACACAAGGTGGAAGAAAATGTTAAGAGGAATTCGGGAGGGCATGAGCAAGTGGCGGATGAAATGAAGAGCTATAGAGGAAAGGAGTAGATGCTTTCACTTTCGAAAACGTGGTGTTCCTGCGGGCATTGGGAGGATGGGGACGACCTATGCTTAATCTGTTATTAGACAAGTAACCGGCTAAAAGAAAGCTTttggttttcaattttttcgGTCACATTTTGCTGCTGCTGTATCGACATAAAGATTTTCATATTCTCTTCATGTAGATGCTATTGGTTTGCAATAAAGAATTGCAGCTTACCTCCAAGCAACTTTCCATTGGAAGGTGGTCAGGCCTGCAAAGCACGGCCACCGGAAGTTTTAGTTTTTCGACGTTCTAACAGGCACAAGGAAACTGCCTGAATGCTTGGCCACCTGATGCTACACTTGTGTCCCTTTCCTAATTGCTAAGCAACCAAAGCAAAAGTGGGTTTTCACTTTCGAGCAAACGGCTGTTAGGGGGTTGTGGAGTTGCGGAACGGAAAGAGAGTGAAGAAGGCATGTGCAACTCCCATTTCGTGTGGCCAATTTTGGTCGTAGTTGCCATCTTGACTTGAAAAATCAGTTCATGGGCCATACGCTACCTGATCAGTTTGGTCCATCATCGCATGGGTAGTCGACTTTCGATTTCATGGATGGCAGTGTAACGATCCTCAACTGGACTACAATTCGATCAATAAACATCCATCCGTTGTAGTCTAGTTGGTTAGGATACTCGGCTCTCACCCGAGAGACCCGGGTTCGAGTCCCGGCAACGGAATgtcttttttgttgttgctcGTACTttttgagctctctctctctctctctctctctgtgtgtgtctgtgttAAGGCGGAATGGCCGGTTAAATTTTAAGAACTGAACTCAGCATGGGTCCATGACCCAGGCTTCTTCCTTTGTCCATGAAGGTATGTATGACATTAATTGCACGACAAGGTCCTTCGTTACCAGTGGGCAGTGGGCGTCCCCCTTCCCTCCCCAGCCACGGGTTCCCGCTATTCAGTGTCCTCACGTTCTCTAGACGCCGTCAACTTGACTGCCTAGGCTTTCACACTACTTAAAACCCAACTTGCTTGACCGCTCTTTGGCTCTGATTCAACTTCCACCTTTTTCCAGAAAAGCAGCAGCAAACAGGAGCAACATCGGTTGATCGCCCACTGGTCTTCAATAGTCTCCGCTTTTTTTGGTTGTTACGAATATTATTGGCGACTTGTTCAAATCTTGTAGGAAAGCACGATAACTTAGGCCTGAACAATGTACGATTCTTTCTCAGAGGATTCTTTTCGTTGTTCGAGAAGTTAGAAACCAATTCTTATACCTGTGGCCGTTCTTGCTCATTCTAACTCGAGCCATAAGACCTCCTGAATCACGGGAACCTTCAGTATGCTAATTACGCGGGTCGAGATACAAGGAAGTTTGAACTCATCACGAGACTGACTAATCTTTTTTTGAATGTTCTTCAAAGGTTAGTTGAATGACTATATTTACAGAGCTTAAAACAAATGGTGAGATGTTGACAACAGGATCTAACTGTTTTCAGGTAACAACTGTAGCAAGagattgaagttttttttgctttgggttttgtttttgatAGGGAAGGTGGGGCAAGGTTTCTTTCAGAGAAAATAATGGGGTTAGGTGGGCTCTGGGCCCTGCCACTTCATTGATAGTTGAAATATACTGCAGATTTAATCCTGTGTAAGCGTAATGGGAGATTCCCAATCATTGAGTCGATTCTCCCATTGCTGACTGCGTCGGTACAGAACAGTAAAACCAGACCcttggtttcttttcttgtggCTGCACACCACGAAACTTACTTCCACAGAGAAAATGTGCAAACTCCCACTCTGTCCAATGCAAGGCTCCTCCTTCGCTTTAAGATCATGTCCACAGGaataactaaatctgatctgcgAGAAGACTCGACGATGATGTTTTCAGTGTTATCACCGGTGAACAGGTGTTGGGCATTCTTTGCattaattcctttcttttcacaTGTAACACACTTCCTCGCATTCTGAATTCCTCTTTCCTTGGGTCCTCCATGGGTGAACTGAAGTCTGTTATGGAAGCACGTCAGGGGAGTGGCAGCTGCTCTCTTCTCGTGGAAGAAACTATCGAAGCAGATGATATTATGCAACGGCGGTTGGCCATTTCGGCCCGTTCACATGAACAATCTCTGTAACATCTCTGCTGCAAACAAACATTACAGAAACACAAAGCTACCTGTTCCTCAGTCTACAACTCCTGACCTTCATCAACTTGAGAGTCTCGATTTCAGGAATCCTGGTGCATTAGTGGATATCGAGTTTGCCGGATATTTTTAATTGTGCCAAGAAAGAGCACCAGAATGAAGCTTAAATGCTTAAATTACTCTTACCCAGTTGTTGGATTACTTCCAAAGTAGTTAGTAAGTAAATTTTCAGATTCTCGTAATGTAAGAGTTGCGTTCCTGAGTGAACATCACTCGAACGGAACAAACCCAGACTCTAGCATATTCTAAAGCCTGACCTCTCAGTAAAGATTTAACTTCCACTCGCCAGAATTGAAATACAGCAACTTGGAGCAACTGTGGTCCTTCACCCACCTGTCTTCCAAGGTCCAGTGCATTTATGGATAGCGATGAACACTAGAGACTCGTTCAAGTCTCCCCAAAGacgcaaaaaaagaaaaaaacgcaGGCCGAAACAGGTGAAATTAAAGGACATTACTTAACTGCTACTGCAGCAAAAAGGCAGCATGTGCCGGAGAGTTAGGAGTTGCTATCATAATGCATGAACACTCGGGTTGGAACCCTTATAGTTGTGATAATGTAtaaatttaaatgtttttggagGAATATCTTATTCTGAATTcatcacatatatttatagaGTTCATCTTAGCAAATCGATTGCCGCATCTCTAATGTAAAAAGAATGTTcaactgtattttttttaattaagataCTTGATCCCAATCGAATCCTGCTTTACTATGAGCCCCTGCCGCCCCCACTGCAATTATTATACAGTGGGGAATTAAGATAGAAGCGGCCAAGTCGATCACGAATCGATCTCCTCTTCAAGCCAATTATTATACAATGGTAAATGAAGATCAGAAGAGGCCAAGTCGATCACGAATTGGTCTCCTTTtctaacaaaaaagaaaaaattgctttctctttcttttcttccctcttcGCCCAATCTGGCCCACCCAGCTCGTGTAAATAAATTTacacctttttcttctctgattATAAATTTAAATTGTATACACTAATATGTAGACTTATATGAGACAAAGTGACACTAATAATGCCACTTATCAGCTGATTCCACGGAATAATTAAACTTAATATTTAAATTGACACGAATTTCGGGCATGGAACTAGTACAACTTCAGGTGGATGAGATCCACATGCTTCTATTATGTTTCACGTTCACGAATCTCAAGTAAAAAAAGGAGGAGTGATGTCTGATCTCTAGATTTCAAGATAATTTAAGATCTAATCCATGCTTATTTTAAGCAAAAGAGTAGATCTGAAAACTTAAGGGCATGAGATCACCAGCACGTGGGCAACAAGAGAGaaatttcttatgaaaaatgaaCAGAAGTAAAGCTTACATAGTCATAGTCAAGGCTGCGAAAATTGTGTTGAACAAGGGTGCAGATTTTCCAACTTGAGCCGCCGGGTTTCTACGTTAATGCCTAATTACAAACCCATGCACAACATTATCCTGTGGGTGATAGGAATTGCTACCGAACGAGGAAAATGCAACACATATTCTGCAGCAActtgtttgatttttctcttttttatattatcaaatGTCTCCATATTTCATTTAGAATTTCCCATCTTCTTAATCTCCTAATGAATTCGAAACATTTGTTGCTAAGATTTCGGTCCTCTTTAACTTGGGTCTCGTGTTAAACAGTCCAAATGGATCCACTCCAGAAGTACTGGGTGTATGAATGTATTCTTAGCACTGTTTAATTTGTCTCTAATAAAAGGTAATTCGGATTCAGAGGCACAAGGTTGCGAACATTGcataaattttatgtaaatgttatattttttaaatgttcatATGAAACCATATTCAATGCAAAACACCCAAAATCACACCCTCATGCGTCTAAAGGTTTTGGCTTGTTGTTTCAAGGTGAGTATGGAATATATGGTACATCCTTAAGCTTGGGTGTCGTGATTACAACTATTTATTTGCGACAAAAATGAATAACACACAAACCACATGATTCAAATCTGGGATCTTGTAAAAGAACTGTTCAATTTGTATACAATCTCTTGAATAACCGTTCAGGCATCGTTTTCTAAAGATTAAAAACCCAAGATGGCGGTTCTTGTATGATTTATCTGGGTATAAGAACACAAATTTCTACAAAGTACAAAACTTCTAAGAAATCTAATTTCTTAAGTTTTGGATTCATATAAGATCTTGCTTATCCAACTCAGACAATTTTGCTAATTTGAAAATTACTCTaatttacaatttaaaaattttttttttttgaagaaattgacCAATTAGAGTTGACGATTCAACCTTAGCATGGAAACGATATGAAGATACTGAAATTAAGACGACCTCTTCAGGTGAGCGAGATGGTCAATCCCACCGCTCGAAGCGAAGCCCGAAGGCCCctcaattttttctatttctggGGTCTAGAGcttgatttttagaagcttctAACCCGACCATAAcccgaccaactatgctatgcctGTTGAGACAACGATTTGGCATGGTCAAGGCAATTACTGATACGCATCCGCTTACAATAGATAGAGAAATGGAGGAGGATCTACACCATCCATTTCAGAGATGAATTATTTATTACCTTTAAAAAGCAGGGTTGCCGTGGGATTCCCCACATCTATGGtgcattcattcatttataAATATGTTCTTAGAAAGACTCAAACTCTTTAATGATCACAGCCGTTCTGCCAATTTGACTTCAAATGATGCAATAAAAACactaataaatgaaaaacaaatgaaccATCTCGTGGTGCTTAATTGTGGCTTGAGCCTGATCATGGGTTTTGGCCCTTTTGGGTCTTGCACGTTATTTTCTCGTGGTCAAAGCAAACTCCGGCAGCTTTAAATGCGCACACTTTGCACCGGGGAAGCGCCGGCCAGTAGTAGGCTTCCCGGAAAGGGTATCGGAGGAAGTCAAACTAGGGAAAGATGAAGGGCAAATTCGACATTTAAGACACAGGAACGGGCAGAAGCCTCCGACCACGTACCCACCGCCGGCCCCCGGGAGGAGGCTGTCCTTTCACCCCAATCTCCCTACCCTCCTCACTCGCCGACGGACAAGCCGGTAGGTCCCAAAGACGAGACAAAGGGCTAAGAGGCAGAACGTAGGAACACGCGACTCCCAGAGTCCGGGCTGCTTTTCTTTGACTCCATGACCATAACCAGAAAgatactttttttcttcttttccggTGACCAGGACGCCAGTCGAGCCGAACCTTTCGGTCGGTCTCAGTGGGCAAACTAGGGGCTGGCAATGCACCGCACTGGGTCCCCAGGTCGATTCCTGTGAGCGGCGGTGAGAGTGTGGGACTAGCGGGGACACCGACTCAGCTTTGCTTTGAACTTTTCCTCGAGCAGGAAGAATGAGGGCAGGCTTCAACTGATGAATTATTGACTTTGAGTTCGAGTGTGGAACGCTGATAAGAAAAACATCATAAAAGGATTAGGCAGTTCCATGTTTTCGTGTGGGGACGACTGGGTCCATGGAACAGGGCAAAACGTGAAAGGTGAGCTCATCCCGGTAGCTTCGTCATTTCGCCTGGTCAACACAGGGCCGTCCTGAACACCTGTCCCCGCCATATAAACCCTCTTCCCCCTCTGCATCCCCATCAGTGTTTGCAGGCACAGCATCCCATCCCCTTGAGTTCACCGCCGTTGTTCCTCACactgggagagagagagaggacggaGATGAAGAAGGTGACCCTGTTGAGTCTCTTCTCcgggagggagaaagagggagatgggaATCGCATCGGGTCGGCCTTCCCGCCGAAGCGGCTTGATGCCCAGAAAGTGCAGCAGATTCTGACGGCCGCTGAGACCATGGTGTACAAGTGGGACGCCGACACCTCCGCCTACGCCGGGATTACTTCTCTATGGTACGAAAGCCGTGCTGAAGCTAGGAAGTATCTGGGTTGCGTGAGTGACCTCCAGAGCGCCATGCGGTTCCTCTCGGCCACCGACCCTTCCTCGCCGCACCTCGTCAAGGCGCAGAATCTCATGGTGCTTGCGATGAAGCGCTTGCAGAAGGAGTTCTACCAGATTCTTGCCGCGAACCGGTGCCACCTCGACCCGGAGTCGCTTTCCGGCCGGTCGTCCACGAGCACCTCGGAGTTTGATGAAGACAACGACTCCGAAGACGAGATTCGGAAGGTCGGGAAGTCCATCGTCGACGTGGAGAGCGCGTCGTCGCTCGCCATGGCGGACCTCCGGTCGATCGCAGAGTCCATGATTGCCTTCGGTTATGGGAAGGAGTGCGTGAAGGTTTACAAAATCTTGCGGAAGTCCATCGTCGACGAGGGGATTTACCGCCTCGGAATCGAGCGGATGAGCTCCGCTCAAATCCAGAAGATGGATTGGGACGTCTTGGAGATGAAGATCAGGGTGTGGATTCATGCCGTGAAAGTCGCCGTGAGGACTCTCTTTTCCGGCGAGCGTTTCCTGTGCGACCACGTTTTCTCGGCCTCCCACTCCATCGGGGAAACGTGCTTCGCGGACATCACGGGCGAAGCGGCTCGCCTGCTATTTGCCTTTCCGGAATCCGTCGCCAAGGGGAAATACTCGCCGGAGAAGATTTTCCGCATCCTCGACCTCTACGATGCAATTGCGGAGCTGTGGCCGGAAATCGAGTCTACATTCTCCTACGAGGCGTCCGGCTTCGTGCGGGCCCAGGCGATGTCGGCGCTCATCAAGCTCGGCGACGCCATTCGATCGATGATGGCCGACTTCGAGGCAGCGATATTGAAGGACTCCTCCAAGGCGCCCGTCCCAGGCAGCGGTCTCCATCCCATGACCCGCTACGTCATGAACTTCCTTTCCGTTCTGGCGGATTACCGGCAAATCATCGCCGACATAACCGCCGACTGCCCCGTCAAGAACCCGCTCCCGAACGCCATCTCCGAATGCCTCAACAGCGAGCCGATAGCCACACGATTCGCGTGGCTCGTGCTGTCCCTCCTCTGCAAAATCGACGGCAGATCGGAGCTCTACGGGGACGTCTCCTTCTCCTACCTCTTCCTCGCGAACAACCTCCACTACATCATCCAGAAAGTGCAGAGCTCGGAGCTCCGGGTCGTCCTGGGCGACTCTTGGGTGACAATGCACGCCGAGAAGCTCCGCCAGTACTCGGCTAACTACGAGCGGACGGCGTGGAAAAAGGTCACGACGGCCCTGGCGGAAATACCGGCGGACGCAAACCGGGACAGCGTCCGGCAGGCCTTCCGGCGGTTCAATTTGGCGTTCGAGGAGGCGTATCGAGCGCAGACCGCAGCGGTCGTGGTGGACAGCAGTCTCAGAGAGGAGTTGAAGTCGTCGATTGCGCAGAAGATCGTCCCGGCGTACCGCTCGTTCTACGGCCGGTTTCGAGCTTTCATGCGGAGGGAGGTCGACGGCGAGCCCGCCGTGAAGTTCTCGCCGGAGGACATAGAGAACTGCCTCTCCGGCCTCTTCTACGGGAGCGGCACCGGTAGCGCGCCTCCTTCTGTTCACTTGCGGGCCTCATCTCGCTGAGTTCCCGGCGCGGAAATTTTtaccgaaaaagaaaaaaaattaaattaaattaaatttgtttatttgtttacgTAAATGTACTTTTTACTGCACTCTTATTACTGATTAGTGAGGGGATTGAcgtctata from Nymphaea colorata isolate Beijing-Zhang1983 chromosome 6, ASM883128v2, whole genome shotgun sequence includes these protein-coding regions:
- the LOC116256821 gene encoding exocyst complex component EXO70H1-like — translated: MKKVTLLSLFSGREKEGDGNRIGSAFPPKRLDAQKVQQILTAAETMVYKWDADTSAYAGITSLWYESRAEARKYLGCVSDLQSAMRFLSATDPSSPHLVKAQNLMVLAMKRLQKEFYQILAANRCHLDPESLSGRSSTSTSEFDEDNDSEDEIRKVGKSIVDVESASSLAMADLRSIAESMIAFGYGKECVKVYKILRKSIVDEGIYRLGIERMSSAQIQKMDWDVLEMKIRVWIHAVKVAVRTLFSGERFLCDHVFSASHSIGETCFADITGEAARLLFAFPESVAKGKYSPEKIFRILDLYDAIAELWPEIESTFSYEASGFVRAQAMSALIKLGDAIRSMMADFEAAILKDSSKAPVPGSGLHPMTRYVMNFLSVLADYRQIIADITADCPVKNPLPNAISECLNSEPIATRFAWLVLSLLCKIDGRSELYGDVSFSYLFLANNLHYIIQKVQSSELRVVLGDSWVTMHAEKLRQYSANYERTAWKKVTTALAEIPADANRDSVRQAFRRFNLAFEEAYRAQTAAVVVDSSLREELKSSIAQKIVPAYRSFYGRFRAFMRREVDGEPAVKFSPEDIENCLSGLFYGSGTGSAPPSVHLRASSR